In Oryza sativa Japonica Group chromosome 11, ASM3414082v1, the following are encoded in one genomic region:
- the LOC4349585 gene encoding cationic peroxidase 1, with the protein MASPKSFACSVIALLFAAHLVSAQLSANFYDKSCPNALSTIRTAVRSAVAKENRMGASLLRLHFHDCFVNESGCDGSVLLDDTPTFTGEKTAAPNNNSLRGFDVIDNIKAQVEGICPQVVSCADILAVAARDSVFALGGPTWVVQLGRRDSTTASLDTANNDIPAPTLDLGDLTKSFSNKGLSATDMIALSGAHTIGQARCVNFRNRIYSETNIDTSLATSLKSNCPNTTGDNNISPLDASTPYTFDNFYYKNLLNKKGVLHSDQQLFNGGSADSQTTTYSSNMATFFTDFSAAIVKMGNIDPLTGSSGQIRKNCRKVN; encoded by the exons ATGGCTTCCCCTAAATCCTTCGCCTGCAGTGTCATTGCCTTGTTGTTTGCTGCACACTTGGTTTCAGCTCAGCTTAGCGCAAATTTCTATGATAAGTCATGCCCTAATGCACTGTCCACCATCCGAACAGCGGTGAGATCTGCCGTAGCAAAGGAGAACCGCATGGGTGCATCATTGCTCCGCCTCCACTTCCATGACTGCTTTGTCAATGAAAGT GGTTGTGATGGATCGGTGCTGCTAGATGACACCCCAACCTTCACTGGAGAGAAGACCGCCGCCCCGAACAACAACTCTCTGCGTGGATTCGATGTTATAGACAACATCAAGGCACAGGTTGAGGGGATCTGTCCGCAGGTGGTGTCATGTGCTGACATCCTTGCTGTGGCAGCACGCGACTCTGTTTTTGCG ctagGAGGTCCTACTTGGGTTGTCCAGCTGGGACGGCGCGACTCAACAACAGCAAGCCTGGATACTGCAAACAATGACATTCCAGCACCAACCCTTGACCTGGGTGATCTCACCAAGTCTTTTTCAAACAAAGGACTAAGCGCAACTGACATGATTGCACTCTCAG GGGCTCACACCATAGGCCAGGCAAGGTGCGTCAATTTTCGCAACCGCATCTACAGTGAGACCAACATCGACACTTCCCTGGCAACATCTCTGAAATCAAATTGTCCAAACACGACCGGCGACAACAACATATCCCCCCTTGATGCATCGACACCCTACACCTTTGACAATTTTTACTACAAGAACCTGCTGAACAAGAAGGGTGTCCTGCATTCTGACCAGCAACTATTCAATGGTGGTTCAGCAGATTCCCAGACGACCACCTACTCATCAAACATGGCAACATTTTTCACTGATTTCAGCGCAGCAATAGTGAAGATGGGCAACATCGACCCCCTTACTGGATCCAGTGGACAGATCAGGAAGAACTGCAGGAAGGTAAACTAG
- the LOC4349586 gene encoding biogenesis of lysosome-related organelles complex 1 subunit 1, which translates to MEAAGGQLEAALLHIMQRHHHQSLHQRNKTERVKVDAVKSAARVADLLVATVDGGVQELYINERRIEFEARALLATIARFKKQTDQWLAATNAINSVLKEIGDFENWMKIMDFDCKSINAAIRNIHQS; encoded by the exons atggaggcggcgggcgggcagCTGGAAGCGGCGCTGCTCCACATCATGcaacgccaccaccaccaatccCTCCATCAGCGCAACAAAACCG AGAGAGTAAAGGTGGATGCTGTGAAGAGCGCGGCGCGGGTTGCAGATCTTCTCGTGGCCACGGTTGACGGTGGAGTGCAGGAGCTCTACATCAACGAGAGGCGCATAGAGTTTGAAGCCCGCGCGCTGCTTGCTACAATCGCGCGGTTCAAGAAGCAGACTGACCAGTGGCTTGCTGCCACCAACGCAATCAACTCTGTCTTGAAG GAAATTGGAGATTTTGAGAACTGGATGAAGATCATGGATTTCGACTGTAAAAGTATAAATGCAGCTATCCGTAACATTCACCAATCCTGA
- the LOC4349587 gene encoding peroxidase 4, with translation MAQPTSSARCSLVVMVVVVLAVAGGSSAQLSPSFYSYSCPGVFDAVKCGMQSAIANEKRIGASIVRLFFHDCFVQGCDASLLLDDTASFTGEKMANPNNGSVRGFEVIDAIKSAVETICPGVVSCADILAIAARDSVAILGGPSWDVKVGRRDSRTASLSGANNNIPPPTSGLANLTSLFAAQGLSQKDMVALSGSHTIGQARCTNFRAHIYNETNIDSGFAMSRQSGCPRSSGSGDNNLAPLDLQTPTVFENNYYKNLVVKKGLLHSDQELFNGGATDALVQSYISSQSTFFADFVTGMIKMGDITPLTGSNGEIRKNCRRIN, from the exons ATGGCTCAGCCAACTTCGTCAGCAAGGTGTTCCCTCGtcgtgatggtggtggtggtgctcgcGGTCGCCGGCGGGTCGTCGGCGCAGCTGTCGCCGAGCTTCTACTCATACTCGTGCCCGGGAGTGTTCGACGCAGTCAAGTGCGGGATGCAGTCCGCCATCGCCAATGAGAAGCGTATCGGCGCCTCCATCGTCCGCCTcttcttccacgactgcttcgtccaA GGTTGCGACGCATCGCTGCTGCTGGACGACACGGCGAGCTTCACCGGCGAGAAGATGGCGAACCCCAACAACGGCTCCGTCAGAGGGTTCGAGGTGATCGACGCCATCAAGTCGGCGGTGGAGACCATCTGCCCCGGcgtcgtctcctgcgccgacatcctCGCCATCGCTGCCAGGGACAGCGTCGCCATC CTGGGTGGGCCGAGCTGGGACGTGAAGGTTGGTCGGAGAGACTCGCGCACGGCGAGCCTCAGCGGAGCAAACAACAACatcccgccgccgacgtcgggACTCGCCAACCTCACCTCCCTCTTCGCCGCGCAGGGCCTCTCCCAGAAAGACATGGTCGCCCTCTCCG GATCTCACACCATTGGACAAGCACGATGCACAAACTTCAGAGCTCACATATACAACGAAACCAACATCGACAGTGGCTTTGCGATGAGCAGGCAATCAGGCTGCCCTCGTAGCTCAGGCTCAGGTGACAACAATCTGGCACCTTTGGATCTTCAGACGCCAACCGTGTTCGAGAACAACTACTACAAGAACCTCGTCGTCAAGAAGGGGCTCCTGCACTCTGATCAGGAGCTCTTCAATGGCGGAGCTACTGATGCTCTGGTTCAGTCTTACATTAGTAGCCAGAGCACATTCTTTGCTGATTTTGTGACGGGCATGATCAAGATGGGGGACATCACACCGTTGACGGGATCAAACGGGGAGATCAGGAAGAACTGCAGAAGGATTAATTAA
- the LOC4349589 gene encoding uncharacterized protein encodes MDFKVASFLLLLLIVTCGAAQGQGNDFVVLDLKTTEIGEDASPMYKEQIASTKIPVTLLRSKHSSLCSACENITSEAVNFLSEKQIQDKIRTILHDTCSQTFSFEQKCLETMDSYATLVFAKIAEIKPAAFCKQYGLCRDMALLSAVKSESTCLFCHHIIDEITSKLKDPDAEFEIIQLLLKECNKIEGHQQQCKRMVLQYVPLVLVNGEKFLEKNDVCAMIQACDAGKRKALNLFSARKLVRDA; translated from the exons ATGGATTTCAAAGTTGCTTCCTTTCTCCTACTCCTGTTAATCGTCACCTGCGGAGCTGCTCAAGGTCAAGGCAACGATTTTG TTGTCCTTGATCTAAAAACAACTGAGATCGGGGAAGATGCTAGCCCAATGTACAAGGAGCAAATTGCGTCGACCAAGATACCTGTAACTCTTCTGAGGAGCAAGCACAGCTCACTGTGCTCGGCTTGTGAAAACATCACAAGTGAAGCTGTCAATTTTCTTAGTGAAAAACAAATACAAGATAAGATAAGGACGATCCTTCATGACACTTGTTCTCAGACATTCTCCTTTGAGCAAAAG TGTCTTGAGACTATGGACTCCTATGCAACTCTTGTCTTTGCAAAAATTGCTGAGATCAAGCCAGCTGCGTTCTGCAAACAGTATGGCCTCTGCAGGGACATGGCTCTTTTATCAGCTGTTAAAAGTGAAAGCACATGCTTATTCTGCCACCACATCATCGATGAAATTACGTCCAAACTGAAAGATCCTGATGCAGAG TTTGAGATCATTCAATTACTACTCAAGGAATGCAACAAGATTGAAGGTCATCAGCAGCAG TGCAAGAGGATGGTTCTGCAGTACGTACCGCTGGTTCTGGTGAACGGTGAGAAGTTCCTGGAGAAGAACGATGTGTGCGCAATGATCCAAGCCTGTGATGCAGGCAAGAGGAAGGCACTCAACTTGTTCTCTGCACGGAAATTGGTGCGTGACGCATGA